ACACCTCCCAGCTCGGCCACCCGATGATGCAGTACCTGGTCGACGACGTCGTCCACGGCCGGCGCAGGGAGCTGACCCTCGCCCAAGGCGATGTCCTCTTCCGGGTCACTCCCCGATACGTGCTCAAGGAGTACGTCAAGGACCCCCAGGTGCTGGCCGAGGTCAAGCGGCTCTTCCGTGAGCGCAGGGACAGCAACCCGCTCACCTATGCCAAGGATCTCTCACCCCGGCGCAACGCCTACCTCCTCGGCCGGCACCTCAGGCAGGGCAGAAAGTACGCCGCCGGAACATGGCAGCAGGACTGATCCGCGGCTCAGCCTTCCACCAGGGCTGAACGGGCCTTCGCCTCTCACCTCTCCGTGCACTGGCCGGTGCTGACGGTGTCGGCGAAGGCGTCGGGCTCGGTGAGGACCTCCCCGGCGGCGTCGGCGGTCACGGCGAAGCCGACTGCGTTGCCCTCCATCGCGCGGGCGAAGATCACTCCGACGACGTCGCCCTGCGGGTCCACGAGCGGCCCGCCGGAGTTGCCCTGCCGGACGTCTGCGTTGACCTGGTAGATCTCAAGGTCTGAGGGGTCCTCGCCGTAGATGCTGTTGACCTGCGAGGTGTCGCGGGCTTGGACGACGGCCGGGCCGGCGGTGAACGGTCCGCCGGAGGGGTAGCCCATCACGAAGCCCTCATCCCCCGCGCTGAGGGGCTCGCCGAGGCTGGCGGCGGGGGCATCCAGCGGATCCACGGCCAGCAGGGCGAGGTCGGAGGCGGGATCGAAGTGGACGGCCCGACCAGTGACGACCTGGCCGTCGGGCATCTCCACGGAAGGCTCGGAGACCCCGGCGACGACGTGCGCGTTGGTGACCACCCGGGTGGAGGAGACCGCCACGCCGGACCCTGATTGGGATTGGGCGCACTGTTCCGCCACCCCAGTGATGCGGGCCACGGAGGCGGCGGTCTGCTCGGCCTCAGCGGTCAGCTCCCCGCTGAGCTCCGGGGCCTCATCGGTCTCCGGGACCAGCAGCTGGGCGATTTCTGGAATGTCGGAGTCGACGACGGCGCCCTGCACCTGCCCGAACATCCGCTCCACCGAGTCGGGGATCGCGCCGTCGAGGGCGCGCAGCACCATGGACTGCTGGATGTGCTGGTTGACCGGGGCGAAGCCCATCCCCTGCACGGAGAAGCTCAGCCCCGCGATCACAATGGCGGCCACGAAGAGGTTCAGCAGCCCGCCGAAGACCGCGGTGACTGCCTGAAGGGTCTCGCCGCGGAAGAGCTTCTGCACCTCACGGCCGGCGGCGGAGCCCAGTGCATGCCCGGCAACCACCAGCACGATCGCTGTGCCGATCACCGCCATCACCCGCCAGAACGGGTCAGTCACCCAGCCGGCCACCATCGGCATCGCGAAGAACGCCGCCGTCGCGCCCACCAGGAACCCGGCGGCCCCTCCGAGGGTGTTCCAGAAGCCTCGGGCCACCCCGCCGATGAAGAACCCGATGAGGATCAGCACCAGAATGATGTCCAGCAGAGTGGGCTCCACGTGTCCTCCGGGTGCTTCTGTGCGTTGTGGGTGCAGGGGCCGGGCTGAAAAGGCCGGCCTCCAGCCTATGGCACCGCGTGCTGATGCGCGCAGACCGCTCGCCCGGCACCCTGCGGGAATATCGTGTGACTCTGGTAACTTTTCTACAGGCAGTAGTAAAAAACTGCCTGATTCCCTCGTCCGCCTACCCAGAAACGGAACGGTCATGGACCTCGACGTACTGCGCCGCGCGCCCCTGTTCGCCACAGTCGACGACGACGCTTTCTCCACCCTCACCGACCAGCTCACCGAGGTGGAGCTCTCCCGCGGGAAGTCGATCTTCCACGAGGGCGAGGAGGGCGATGAGCTGTACTTCATCACCTCCGGCAAGATCAAGCTCGGCCGCGCCACTCCGGACGGGCGGGAGAACCTGCTGGCCGTGCTCGGCCCCGGCGAGATCTTCGGCGAGATGGCACTGTTCAACCCGGCGCCCCGCACCGCCACCGCCACCGCGGTGTCTGAGACTCGGCTGGCCGGCCTGAAGCACGAGAACCTCAAGAAGGTCATCCACCAGGCCCCTGAGGTCTCCGTTCAGCTGCTGCAGGCCCTGGCCCAGCGGCTGACCCGCACCAACGAGTCCTTGGCCGACCTGGTGTTCTCCGATGTGCCGGGCCGTGTGGCCAAGGCCCTGCTGGACCTCGCAGACCGCTTCGGCCGCCCCGCCCCGGACGGCGTCCTGGTGGCGCATGAGCTCACCCAGGAGGAACTGGCCCAGCTGGTCGGCGCCTCCCGTGAGACCGTGAACAAGGCGCTCGCAGAGTTCGTCCAGCGCGGCTGGCTGCGCCTGGAGGCCCGCGCCGTCGTCATCCTCGACATTCAGCGCATCCGCCAGCGCTCGCGGTAGTCCCGGCGCCCCCGAGGCGCAGGTCGCCTCAGATTCCTCGCTGGGCCATGTAGAGGTTGAAGACCTTGGCGAGCGCGGGGTTCACCGTGCAGTCCCATTCGCCGAGGGACTGCACGACGTCGGCACCCATCGTGGTCTTGAACTCTGCCAGGCCGCGGGCAGGCGAGTCCTTCTCCAGGGAGGGGCTGATCCCGCCGAGCCCGTACCACCGGCACCCGGCCTCCAGCGCCAATTCGATCTGATGCAGCTGCAGCAGCCGCGGGGCGTACCGCTTCCGCTCCTCGTTCGAGGACGCGCCGTATGCGTAGAAGCCGAGGTCTCCCTGCCGGATATAGACAGCGGCGGCCAGGGGCTTCCCCTCAAAGTGTGCGCAGAGCACCCGGCACTCGCTCAGCCCCCCCTGGTTCATCGCAGAGTGGAGCCGGCGGAAGTACTCCGCCGGGCGGGGGAGGAAGCCCTGGTTCTCGGCGGTGGCCCGGTAGAGCTCCTGGAACTCGGCAAGCCGTGCCTCGGCGTCACCGTCCGCGGAGTCCAGGACGGTGAGCTCGGAGCGGGTGGACTTCCGGGTCTGCCGGCGTGAGGTGGAGTTCATCCGGCCCAGCACCTCATCCACGCTCAGGGGCGGTTCCGTGCCCTCGTCGTTCTTCTTGGTCAGCAGGATGCTCGCGGCGAACTGCGGCTGGCCGGCCTCGAAGTCCGTGCTGGGCTCCGGCTCAGCCCACCCGAGGTCCAGCAGCTGCTGACGGGCCCGCAGCATCCGCGGGTCCTCCTGCACCGGGGCCAGTCCCGCGATGCCCTCCCGGGCGGCGGGCTCCTCAGCCGCCGCGTCGGCGAGGGCCTGGCGCACCTCCGCCGCAGACCAGCGGCGCACATGGCCGGGCAGGCCCATCCGGATGAGGAAGGCGCCCGCCCCGGCCAGATAGTCAGTCAGTGCAGGCAGGACTTCCGTCAGGGGCGCTTCGTCCTCGTCCAGGACGGGGCCCTCAGGAATGTAGGCCAGACGCTTGGCGCCCAGCAGCGGGATGCGCCTCGGCACCGGCAGGCGCCGCCCGAGCACCAGCGCGGCGCCCACCAGCTGCTCCTGCCGGCCGTCGCCGCTGCGGAAGATCCCTACGGAGAACCCTTCCCACTCGGGCTTCACCAACGCCCACTGGGGGTTCTGCATGAAGCTGGCCCACGGGCGCTCCGAGAGGAACTCCGTGTGCTGCGCGGCGCTGATCGGGTGCAGAGACACAGAGGGAGCAGCAGCGGTCACAGGCAAACCCTGGTCACAGGCCCTTGGCCCAGGTGGCCTCGGCGTACTTCTTCCGGTAACGGACTGCGCGGACAGCGGCCCAGGCCCGGCGCTTCAGGCTCCGCTCGCCCTGAGCGATCATCGGCCTGTGCACCTTCTTCTGCCGGTACATCTGGTCGACGTCGGCGAGGACCTTCGGGTCGTTCGTGTACTTCTTCAGGATGCTGCGCGGCACCAGGGTGTAGAGCCGCCGCTCCTCCACGAACACGCACTCGGAGGGCTGCCGTCCGCGGATCAGGTCCTCCACCAGGTAGCCCGCCAGGTTGTGGCCCTGTGCGGTGGCGTGGTCGCTGGAGCGGCCCTGACGAATATTCACCTCGAGGATCTTGAAGCTGCCGTCCCGCTCGTCCCACTTCAGGTCGAAGTTTGCCAGCCCCGTGTAGCCGATCTCCTCCAGGAAGCTCTTCATCAGAGTCATCGCATCACGGTCGTACCGGGAGATGACGGAGGCGAAGTTCCCGATGGCGGTCGGCTCGTGCTCCTGCAGCACCACCTGGGCGAGGTTCACGAACTCAGCCTTGCCGGAGGTGTGCAGGTACAGGTCCGACTCGTACAGGGACGTGTCCCCGCCGGGAATGAAGTCCTGGATGATGATCGGGGCCCGGTACCCGGAGGCCTCGATCTTCTCCACGACCGCGGCCAGCTCCTCATGCGAGGAGACTCGGTAGACCTTCTCCTGGCCCTCGAATGCGGTCCGGTTGTACTGGACCGGGTCCGAAGGCTTCACGATCACGGGGAAGTCCGAGATCTCCGCAGTCAGCGGCTCGCCCACCGAGTGGAAATGAGTCTCCGGGATCGGCAGCCCGTGCTTCTGGGCGAACGGGTAGAAGAGCTCCTTCCACTGCAGCGTGTCCAGCAGCTCCATGCTCGGACAGTTGAACCGGTAGTGCGGGCTCAGGCTCTCCGCGTTCTCGATGATGAGGCGCACATAGTGGTCGCTGGTTCCCACCAGCAGCAGCGGGTCGGCGTCCTCGTGCGCTGCGGCGAACTCCAGCAGGGCCGGGAGGAACACCTCAGCGTCGTCGAGGCTGTCCACCAGGGTGGTGGAGGCGATGATCGAGGAGTACCCGGTGAAGCCCAGGTTCACCTTGCCGATGACGTGCGGCCTGATTCCGAAGCCCTCGTAGAAGGCCGTGGCCATGTGGTAGGCGTTGAGGTCCGTCCCGATGATGACCGGGGTGAACTCCGGGGAGCTCTTAGGAGACATGGGCGATGGCGTCCACTTCCACCGGGGTGTCCAGCGGCAGCACCGGCGCCGCCACCGCGCTGCGGGCGTGCTGCCCGGCGTCGGCGAAGGCGTGGCCCAGCAGCTCCGAAGCACCATTGATCACTCCCGGCTGGCCGGTGAACTCCGGGGCGGAGGCGACGAACCCGCCGACCTTCGCGATCCGGGTGATCCGGTCCAGGTCCCCCACCGCATGCTTCAGCGCGGCAATGATGTTGATGCCGCACTGGCGGGCCAGCTCGTAGGCCTGCTCAGCACTGACCCCCGCGCCGACCTTCCCGGCGGCGGGAAGCCTGCCCTCCACCAGCGGCAGCTGCCCGGAGACGTAGACGACGCCGTCCACGACGACGGCGGGCTGGTAGGCAGCCACCGGGGGGACCACTTCAGGCACGGTGATGCCCAGCTCAGCCAGGCGCTCCTCGACTCGTGACATCGTCTTCCGGCGCCCTCTACTGCCGAGGCCGCTTCAGGTAGGCGACCGGAGCGTTGCCCTCCGGGCCCGGAAGCACGGTGACGAGCTCCCAGCCGTCCTCGCCCCACTGGTCGAGGATGCCCTTGGTGTTGTGGATGATGAGCGGAATGGTGGCGTATTCCCACGTGGTCTGTTCAGCCATGGGGCCAGCTTACAAGCTGAGGAGGGCTGCGAGGTGGTCCACCGCGTACTGGTAGCCGGCCGGGCCTGCCCCGGCGATGACCGCGTTCGCCGCCGGGGAGACGTAGGAGTGCCTCCGGAACGGCTCGCGGGCGTGCACGTTGGACAGGTGCACCTCCACCACGGGCAGGCCGACGGCCTTGAGCGCGTCATGGATCGCCGCGGAGGTGTGCGTGTAGGCGGCCGGGTTGATGACGATGCCGGCGGCGGTGCCTGCTGCGGCCTGGATCGCATCGATCAGCTCGCCCTCGTGGTTGGACTGGACGAAGTCGGCCTCCAGCCCGTAGGACGCGGCCGTGCGCCGGCACAGCTCGTTGATGTCCTCCAGGGTCGCGGAGCCGTAGATCTCCGGCTCCCGGGTCCCCAGGAGGTTCAGGTTCGGACCGTGCACGATCAGCAGACGCTCAGCCATACGCGCAGTCTATGCGTGAGCAGCTGTCGCCGCCCTACTCTGCGTGCTTGGTGCGCATGTCCTCGGCGATCTGGATCATCACGGAGGGGTCGGAGAGCGTGGAGGCGTCCCCGACGTCATCACCGTTGGCGACGTTCTTCAGCAGCCGTCGCATGATCTTCCCGGAGCGGGTCTTCGGAAGCTCCGGGACCACCAGCACGTTCCGCGGCTTGGCGATGGGTCCGATGTCTGCCCGGACGTGCTCGCGCAGCTGGGCCTCCATGGCTTCCGGGTCGGCCTGCTCCGACTCGGCGTTGAGGATGACGAACGCGACGACGGCCTCACCGGTGGTGGCGTCCTTCGCGCCGACCACCGCCGCCTCGGCGACCTGCTCGTGGGCCACCAGAGAGGACTCGATCTCCGTGGTGGAGAGCCGGTGGCCCGAGACGTTCATGACGTCGTCCACGCGGCCCAGGATCCAGATGTCCCCGTCCTCGTCGTACCGGGCGCCGTCGCCGGCGAAGTACAGGTCTGTGCCGAACCGGGACCAGTAGGTGTCCCGGTACCGCTCCGGGTCGCGCCAGATGCCGCGCAGCATGGCCGGCCACGGCTGCTTGATGACCAGGAACCCGGACTCGCCCCTGCCCACAGGCTCACCCATCTCGTCGACGATGCCGATGTCGATGCCGGGCACGGGCTTCTGCGCGGAGCCGGGCTTGGTGTGGGTGACCCCGGGCATCGGAGCGATCATGTGCCCTCCGGTCTCAGTCTGCCACCAGGTGTCCACGATGGGTGCTGGCTCATCCTTGGGGGGACGGCCGGGGCCGCTGCTCGCGCCGATGACTTCCCGGAACCACAGCCAGGCCTCCGGGTTGATCGCCTCGCCCACCGTGCCGAGCACTCGGAGGGACGAGAGGTCGTACTCCTCGGGGATCTCGCGGCCCCACTTCATGCAGGTCCGGATGAGGGTGGGGGCGGTGTAGAGCTGGGTGACCCCGTACTTGGCGACCATCTCCCAGAGCCGGCCCTTGTGCGGGGTGTCCGGGGTGCCTTCGTAGATGACCTGGGTGGCGCCGTTGGCCAGCGGCCCGTAGACCAGGTAGCTGTGCCCGGTGATCCAGCCGACGTCGGCGGTGCACCAGTACACGTCGGTCTCCGGGCGCAGGTCGAAGCTGTCGCGGGCGGTGACCGCGGTCTGGGTCAGGTAGCCGCCGGTGGTGTGAAGGATGCCCTTGGGCTTGCCCGTGGTGCCGGAGGTGTAGAGGATGAACAGCGGGTGCTCCGAATCGTGCGCGGCGTAGGCGTGCTCAGCGGAGCGGTCCGGCACGACGTCGTGCCACCACAGGTCCCGTCCTTCCGTGAAGGAAACGTCCTCGCCGTTGCGGCGGACCACCAGGACATGCTCCACCGTGTGGCCCGGCTCGGCCAGCGCCTCGTCCACGTTGGGCTTCAGCAGCGAGGGCTTCCCGCGTCGGTAGGAGCCGTCCGCGGTGATGATCAGCTTCGCCTCGGCGTCGTCCGCGCGAGAGCGCAGCGCGTCCGAGCTGAACCCGCCGAAGACCACCGAGTGCAGGGCGCCGATCCGTGCGCAGGCCAGCATGCTGATCACCGTCTCCGGGATCATCGGCATGTAGATCGCCACCCTGTCCCCCTTGGAGACTCCGAGGGACTCGAACGCGTTGGCGGCGCGGGCGACCTCCTCGGCCAGCTCCGCGTAGGTGATCCGGCGGGAATCGCCCGGCTCGCCCTCGAACAGCAGGGCGGCGCGCTCGCCGTGGCCCGCCTCCACATGCCGGTCCACACAGTTGTAGGCGGCGTTGAGCTGCCCGCCCACGAACCATTTCGCGAAGGGGGCGTCCGACCAGTCGAGGACCTCGCCGAAGTCGGTGTCCCAGCTGAGCGTTCCGCGTGCCTGCTCGGCCCAGTAGGCGAGCCGGTCTGCCCCGGCGGCCTCGTAGCGGCCAGCATCTGCCACCGCGGCGGCGGCGAAGCGTGCGCCCGGGGGGAAGGGGCCGGTCTGCTCATGCTGGACGGTGCCGGGTGCTGCGGTGCTGCTCATACGTGTCTCCTCACAGATGGTCTGTGGTCTGCATCACAGATACTACGTGTGGGCGTGTGTGCTGTGAAGTCCGCATGTCAGAACCGGGTCAGCCCCTCTTCTAGGATGGGCGGATGCCTGAGGAGACGCTGCTGGGAAAGAAGCGCCGTGTGCGGAAGATCAGCCGTGTGCTCGGCGAGGCATACCCCTACGCCGTCGCGGAGCTCGACTTCGAGAACGCCTTCGAGCTGCTCGTCGCCACCGTCCTCTCCGCCCAGACCACCGACGTCCGGGTCAACTCCGTCACCCCGCGCCTCTTCGCGAAGTACCCGGACGCCTCTGCGATGGCGGCCGCCCGGGAGGAGGAGCTGGCGGAGATCATCAGGCCCACCGGCTTCTACAACTCGAAGACCAAAGCTCTCCTCGGCCTCTCCGGCGCTCTCGTCGAGGAGCACGACGGCGAGGTGCCCAGCACCATGGCTGAGCTGGTCAGGCTGCCCGGCGTGGGCCGGAAGACCGCGTTCGTGGTGCTCGGCAACGCCTTCGGCCAGCCCGGCCTCACCGTCGACACCCACTTCGGCCGGCTCGCCCGCCGGCTCGGAATGACCGAGGAGACCGATCCGGTCAAGGTGGAGAGGGCCGTCGGCGCTCTCTTCGAGCCGAAGGACTGGACCGACCTCTCCCACCGGCTGATCTACCACGGCCGCCGCGTCTGCCACTCCCGCAGGCCCGCATGCGGCGCCTGTCCCATCGCCGCATGGTGCCCCAGCCGCGGTGCCGGGGAGACTGATCCGGTCGAGGCCGAGAAGCTGCTGGCCTATGAGCTCAAGCCCGGCCGCGAAGAGCTCCTCGAGAAGCTCCGCGCCGGCTATACGCGCCGCCAGCTTCAGGCAGAGGGGCACCCCCTGAGCGCATAGTGCCGCGGGCCCGGCCGGCGGCGAGCTCGGTCTTGCACAGCACCGGGCGGGGCGAGCGTGACGCTCCGACGGGCCCACAGATGGGGTTCGAGGCCGGGTCAGCGGGTCTGTGCCGAACGAGGCTGGCCCGCATGCGATCTGAGCCTGAGGAGCCACGGCTGCTGCTCGTCACCGAGGATGAGCAGCTGCGCGACGATATTGCCCTGATCGCCGCCGTCGTCGGTGCCCGGCTGGACGTCCGGGCCGGGTGGCGGGACACGGACCCGAGCACCACGGGGGAGTGGGCGGCTCTGCTGTGCGGCCCGGACGCCCCGCCCCCGCGCGGGCTCGGGCAGACGCTGCTGGTCGGCCGTGAGGCTGAGGCTCTCTGGGCGGCGGCCGCGCTGGCGCCGCAGGCCGCCCCGGTGCCGCTGCCTGCCGGGGAGGCCTGGCTGAGCGAGCACCTCTCGGCGAAGGTCCTCAACCGGGCTGAAGGCAGCGTGGTCGCCGTCGCCGGAGCTGTCGGCGGGGCGGGAGCCACCACTGCTGCGTACCTGCTGGCCGCTGAGGCCGCCGTGCGGGGCGACCGCGTGCTGCTGCTGGACGCTGAGGCGGGGGCCGGCAGCGGGCTGCATCACCTGCTTGAGCACGCCCGCGCTGGCGGCGGAGTGCGGGGTGAGGGGCTTGAGCTGCCGCAGCTGATCGCCACGGAGGGCGAGGTCTCCTCCGCACATCTCACCCGTGCCGTGCCCGTGGTGGACGGCGTCCACCTGCTGACCGGCGGGCCTGAGACAGATGCTGCCCAGCTGCGGGCCAGACTGGAAACCATCCTCCGGGCGGGCGCCCGTGCGTTCGACCTGGTGGTGCTTGACCTCGGCCGGGCGGCCCTCTGGACGTCCGTCGCCGAGCAGGCGGACCATCTGCTCGTGGTCACCCGCCCCACCCCGCGCGCCGCGGCGGCGGCCGGGCAGATCCTCGACGCCGCCCCGGGGCAGCCCGCCGCGGTCATGGCCAACGGCAGGCCCGCGCCCGGCTGGGGCCTGGGCGAGCTGGAGCAGGCGCTGGGCGCTGAGGTCGCCGCGGACCTCGCTGAGCAGCGGTGGATGCGTGCCGCCGACGACCCTTCCGCGGCCTATGAGCTGCTGCGGGCCGCACACGGCGCTCGGCTGATCGGGGGACTGCTGGAACGGCTGGCCGGAGACTTCGACCACCAGCACCGGGCGGTGCCGCGTGTCTGAGAGTGCCCAGGAGCAGGCTCTGATCAGCCCGGACCGGATGGATGCTCTCCGGGAGCAGCTGACCTCCACCTCCGAGCCGGTCACCGCCTCCCGCATCGCTGAGGCCGTCCGGGCCCAGGGGATGGCGCTGAGCTCCGGGACCGCCCAGCAGCTGGTCCGCACCCTCCGCGACGAGCTTGTCGGCCTGGGCCCGCTCCAGCAGTTCGCCGACCAGCCCGGGGTCACCGACGTGGTCCTGGACGGCCACGGGATGATCTGGACCGACGGGGCAGCAGGGCTGCGCAGCACCGGGGTGCAGGTGGGCTCCGAGAATCAGGCGCGCGCCCTGGCGCGGAGGCTCATCAGCGTTTCCGGCGGGCGGCTGGACGAAGGCCGCCCCTGCGCGGACGGCCGCATCGGGAACTGCCGCATCCACGCCGTCATCCCGCCCATCGCCGTCGAAGGAACCATGATCTCGGTGCGTGTGGCGCGCAGCCGCACCGTCGCCCTGGAGGACCTCGCCGGGCAGTGGAACAGCGCCGAGGAGTGGCTGCGGGCGATCCGCCGGATCATCAGCGCACGCATGAACCTGCTCGTCTCCGGGGCCACCGGCTCCGGCAAGACCTCACTGCTGGCGGCGATGCTCGGCGAGGTGCCGGCCGAGGAGCGGATCATCATCGTTGAGGACACCACGGAGATCCAGGCTGCTCACCCGCACGTGATCCACCTGCAGGGCCGCGTCGGCAACGTGGAGGGCGCCGGCGGTGTGGACATGGGACAGCTGGTCCGCCAGACCCTCCGCATGCGGCCGGATCGGCTGATCGTCGGCGAATGCCGGGGCGCGGAGCTGCGGGACTTCCTCACCGCCATGAACACCGGCCACGCCGGGGCTCTCGGCACCGTCCACGCGAACTCGCCCGACGCCGTCCCTGCCCGCCTGGCAGCGATGGGCGCGCTCGCCGGGCTCACCCCGGACACCGTCCGCATCCAGGCCGCCGTCGCCCTCCATGCCGTGGTCCACGTAGAGCGACGGCACGGCCAGCGGATGCCGGTGAAGCTCTCCCTGGTGACCTACGCCGACGACCGCCTCACGATGGTGCCCGCGCTCACCACCACCGGCGACGGCGCTGAGCGCGGTCCCGGCTGGGAGCAGCTCTGGACTGACGAAGAGGCCCCGCTCTGAGCGCCGTGCTCGCAGCGACCGCCTGCGCCCTCGCCATCGTCGCCGCCCTCCTGGGGCTTCCGCGGCCGCCCGGCGCACTGCCTCGGCGGCGCGGGCGAGAG
The sequence above is drawn from the Nesterenkonia populi genome and encodes:
- a CDS encoding MarP family serine protease, giving the protein MEPTLLDIILVLILIGFFIGGVARGFWNTLGGAAGFLVGATAAFFAMPMVAGWVTDPFWRVMAVIGTAIVLVVAGHALGSAAGREVQKLFRGETLQAVTAVFGGLLNLFVAAIVIAGLSFSVQGMGFAPVNQHIQQSMVLRALDGAIPDSVERMFGQVQGAVVDSDIPEIAQLLVPETDEAPELSGELTAEAEQTAASVARITGVAEQCAQSQSGSGVAVSSTRVVTNAHVVAGVSEPSVEMPDGQVVTGRAVHFDPASDLALLAVDPLDAPAASLGEPLSAGDEGFVMGYPSGGPFTAGPAVVQARDTSQVNSIYGEDPSDLEIYQVNADVRQGNSGGPLVDPQGDVVGVIFARAMEGNAVGFAVTADAAGEVLTEPDAFADTVSTGQCTER
- a CDS encoding Crp/Fnr family transcriptional regulator, whose amino-acid sequence is MDLDVLRRAPLFATVDDDAFSTLTDQLTEVELSRGKSIFHEGEEGDELYFITSGKIKLGRATPDGRENLLAVLGPGEIFGEMALFNPAPRTATATAVSETRLAGLKHENLKKVIHQAPEVSVQLLQALAQRLTRTNESLADLVFSDVPGRVAKALLDLADRFGRPAPDGVLVAHELTQEELAQLVGASRETVNKALAEFVQRGWLRLEARAVVILDIQRIRQRSR
- a CDS encoding lipid II:glycine glycyltransferase FemX, whose product is MTAAAPSVSLHPISAAQHTEFLSERPWASFMQNPQWALVKPEWEGFSVGIFRSGDGRQEQLVGAALVLGRRLPVPRRIPLLGAKRLAYIPEGPVLDEDEAPLTEVLPALTDYLAGAGAFLIRMGLPGHVRRWSAAEVRQALADAAAEEPAAREGIAGLAPVQEDPRMLRARQQLLDLGWAEPEPSTDFEAGQPQFAASILLTKKNDEGTEPPLSVDEVLGRMNSTSRRQTRKSTRSELTVLDSADGDAEARLAEFQELYRATAENQGFLPRPAEYFRRLHSAMNQGGLSECRVLCAHFEGKPLAAAVYIRQGDLGFYAYGASSNEERKRYAPRLLQLHQIELALEAGCRWYGLGGISPSLEKDSPARGLAEFKTTMGADVVQSLGEWDCTVNPALAKVFNLYMAQRGI
- a CDS encoding carboxylate--amine ligase, translated to MSPKSSPEFTPVIIGTDLNAYHMATAFYEGFGIRPHVIGKVNLGFTGYSSIIASTTLVDSLDDAEVFLPALLEFAAAHEDADPLLLVGTSDHYVRLIIENAESLSPHYRFNCPSMELLDTLQWKELFYPFAQKHGLPIPETHFHSVGEPLTAEISDFPVIVKPSDPVQYNRTAFEGQEKVYRVSSHEELAAVVEKIEASGYRAPIIIQDFIPGGDTSLYESDLYLHTSGKAEFVNLAQVVLQEHEPTAIGNFASVISRYDRDAMTLMKSFLEEIGYTGLANFDLKWDERDGSFKILEVNIRQGRSSDHATAQGHNLAGYLVEDLIRGRQPSECVFVEERRLYTLVPRSILKKYTNDPKVLADVDQMYRQKKVHRPMIAQGERSLKRRAWAAVRAVRYRKKYAEATWAKGL
- a CDS encoding RidA family protein produces the protein MSRVEERLAELGITVPEVVPPVAAYQPAVVVDGVVYVSGQLPLVEGRLPAAGKVGAGVSAEQAYELARQCGINIIAALKHAVGDLDRITRIAKVGGFVASAPEFTGQPGVINGASELLGHAFADAGQHARSAVAAPVLPLDTPVEVDAIAHVS
- the aroQ gene encoding type II 3-dehydroquinate dehydratase, whose translation is MAERLLIVHGPNLNLLGTREPEIYGSATLEDINELCRRTAASYGLEADFVQSNHEGELIDAIQAAAGTAAGIVINPAAYTHTSAAIHDALKAVGLPVVEVHLSNVHAREPFRRHSYVSPAANAVIAGAGPAGYQYAVDHLAALLSL
- the acs gene encoding acetate--CoA ligase, which produces MSSTAAPGTVQHEQTGPFPPGARFAAAAVADAGRYEAAGADRLAYWAEQARGTLSWDTDFGEVLDWSDAPFAKWFVGGQLNAAYNCVDRHVEAGHGERAALLFEGEPGDSRRITYAELAEEVARAANAFESLGVSKGDRVAIYMPMIPETVISMLACARIGALHSVVFGGFSSDALRSRADDAEAKLIITADGSYRRGKPSLLKPNVDEALAEPGHTVEHVLVVRRNGEDVSFTEGRDLWWHDVVPDRSAEHAYAAHDSEHPLFILYTSGTTGKPKGILHTTGGYLTQTAVTARDSFDLRPETDVYWCTADVGWITGHSYLVYGPLANGATQVIYEGTPDTPHKGRLWEMVAKYGVTQLYTAPTLIRTCMKWGREIPEEYDLSSLRVLGTVGEAINPEAWLWFREVIGASSGPGRPPKDEPAPIVDTWWQTETGGHMIAPMPGVTHTKPGSAQKPVPGIDIGIVDEMGEPVGRGESGFLVIKQPWPAMLRGIWRDPERYRDTYWSRFGTDLYFAGDGARYDEDGDIWILGRVDDVMNVSGHRLSTTEIESSLVAHEQVAEAAVVGAKDATTGEAVVAFVILNAESEQADPEAMEAQLREHVRADIGPIAKPRNVLVVPELPKTRSGKIMRRLLKNVANGDDVGDASTLSDPSVMIQIAEDMRTKHAE
- the nth gene encoding endonuclease III, with amino-acid sequence MPEETLLGKKRRVRKISRVLGEAYPYAVAELDFENAFELLVATVLSAQTTDVRVNSVTPRLFAKYPDASAMAAAREEELAEIIRPTGFYNSKTKALLGLSGALVEEHDGEVPSTMAELVRLPGVGRKTAFVVLGNAFGQPGLTVDTHFGRLARRLGMTEETDPVKVERAVGALFEPKDWTDLSHRLIYHGRRVCHSRRPACGACPIAAWCPSRGAGETDPVEAEKLLAYELKPGREELLEKLRAGYTRRQLQAEGHPLSA
- a CDS encoding TadA family conjugal transfer-associated ATPase; this encodes MSESAQEQALISPDRMDALREQLTSTSEPVTASRIAEAVRAQGMALSSGTAQQLVRTLRDELVGLGPLQQFADQPGVTDVVLDGHGMIWTDGAAGLRSTGVQVGSENQARALARRLISVSGGRLDEGRPCADGRIGNCRIHAVIPPIAVEGTMISVRVARSRTVALEDLAGQWNSAEEWLRAIRRIISARMNLLVSGATGSGKTSLLAAMLGEVPAEERIIIVEDTTEIQAAHPHVIHLQGRVGNVEGAGGVDMGQLVRQTLRMRPDRLIVGECRGAELRDFLTAMNTGHAGALGTVHANSPDAVPARLAAMGALAGLTPDTVRIQAAVALHAVVHVERRHGQRMPVKLSLVTYADDRLTMVPALTTTGDGAERGPGWEQLWTDEEAPL